The region CCCGGGCTCATTACGCAAAAGGCACGCCGTCAGGCCAGAAGGGACCCGTCGTCCTGGCATACACCAGGACAAAAGGCACCCCCTCCTAGCCCTCCGACTGATTGTAGGTGTCTGGTTTCAGGTTCTATTTCACTCCCCTCACCGGGGTTCTTTTCACCTTTCCCTCACGGTACTTAGTTCACTATCGGTAGTCGGGACGTATTTAGCCTTGGAGGGTGGTCCCCCCTGATTCCCACAGGGTTCCACGTGCCCCGTGGTACTTGGGGACATAGTCCAGAGAGCCCTTTCCCTTTCGTCTACGGGGCTATCACCCTCTGTGGCTCCCCTTTCCAGAGGATTCGACTAGGGAAAGGGTTTGTAACTCTCCGACCCATCCGTGGCTGGGTCCGACTATGCCCCACAACCCCGGTCTGACCAACACCCACGGGCTTTTACAGCCAGACCGGTTTAGGCTCTTCCCCGTTCGCTCGCCGCTACTAAGGGAATCTCATTTTGATTTCTTTTCCTCTGGGTACTGAGATGTTTCACTTCCCCAGGTTCACCTCCCCTGAAATCATTCAGGGGATAGCTCTGGTTTACCAGAGCTGGGTTTCCCCATTCGGGCATCCTGGGATCAAAGGCTGCTTGCGCCTCCCCCAGGCTTTTCGCAGCTTGCCACGCCCTTCATCGCCGCCCGACTCCTAGGCATCCACCAGACACCCTTAGTACCTTCACACTCCCTTTCCTCCCCAACCTAATTTTCAAATAGGATTGAAGTGCATTATATTATACAATCTTAATTCAAATTTGTCAAGTCCCTATCTTTCTTTCAAGATAAAGCCGAGAAAAACTTACTCTTAAAAATCTTGCTATACAAATCAAAGCACTTTTGAAAAATAAAAAAATGCGTCAATAAAATAAATATCTGATAGGATATGTTTAATTTGAAATTTGCCGAATTTTTAATTTTAAATTTGACTCTTTATTTTGCAATTTTTAAATTTTTCTATTTTTTTAAAAAATTAGTTTTGTAGATAGGTTAATAATTAGTTTTTTAGTCCATTTAACTACTATTTTTGGAATGTATGGACTTCTCGGTTTTTTTCATCTTTATGAATGGAAAGTAGTTACAATTTCGATAATTGTTCTATCATTATTTTTTTCTACTTTTAAGATTTATTTTTGTATATCCTCCACAGGGGTTGGATACATATATCTATCACTTACCAATTGCGTCGAGAATTGTTATTGAAAAGGATTTCCTTCTCCTGCTTTTATGGATCTAGATATTTTGCATATGTATTTTCCAAAAAATGGAGAAATTCTCTTTTCTTATTATTTTATATTTACAGGTACTGATAAAGGGATACTTATAGTTCATTTTCCTTTTTTAATTTTTGGAGTTCTTTCTTCCTATTCTATTTTGAGAAAATTAAATATATCAAAAGAAAAGTCCCTTTATATATTTTCTATTCTTTCAATTCCTATTATTCCCAACATTACAGGATGTGCCCATGTAGATATTGAAACTGCCTCCATCTTTCTTATTTTTCTAAATCTTTTATTATTAAAATTTCTTTTTAATATAGTGTTTCCTTTGCTTTCACTTTCAATAGGTGCAGGAACAAAATTGAGTTTTTTGCCAATATTTGGGCTTTTCCTGTTATTATTGTTATTAGTGCTTTTTTTATCTTTCGCTACTTCTTTTCATCATTATATTTATAACTTTTGTCTTACAGGAAATCCTCTTTATCCATATATTATAAAAATTTTTGGCTTAGAGATATTTAAGGGAAAAGTGGAGGTACCTAAATGTTTGGATTTACCAGTTTTTACATATGATCCCCTTATTATTTTTAAATGTCTCGCAGAACTTTGGCATTTTGATTCTAACGACTTTTATACTTATGATAATCGAGATGGAGGATTTGGGCATTTTTTTATTTCTCTTGGGGTTATTCCTTTTTTGATTTCAATTTTCTTATCAGTTAAAAATAGAGAAAAAATTTTTTAAAAATAATTTTCCATACATTTTTATTTTTCCTTACTAGTCCGTACAGATGGTGGCCAAGGTTTCATATTTATTTACCTTCTGTTGCGTTTATAGGGACAATATATTTATGGGAAAGATGGAACCAAAAGAATTTAAAGAGTTTAATAACTTTATTTGCAATTTTTTCTTTTATGGAAGGGATGCATTACAGACTTATTCTTTCTCCTTTTTCCAACTTAAATTCTTATGAAGAAAATAGTTTTGAATTAACTCATACCTCACCTGAGTTAATAAGGAGTTATTTAAATCTCGGTTTTTATTTAAAGGAAAATGATAAAATAGGGGTATGGAAACTTTATGGTCCTCCAAAAGGATTATTAGGTTTAATATTAAGGAACAATTTTCTAATTCATTTAGAAAAGGTGGAAAGTGAAGAAAAATTGAAATATTATGATAAGATTCTNNNNNNNNNNNNNNNNNNNNNNNNNNNNNNNNNNNNNNNNNNNNNNNNNNNNNNNNNNNNNNNNNNNNNNNNNNNNNNNNNNNNNNNNNNNNNNNNNNNNNNNNNNNNNNNNNNNNNNNNNNNNNNNNNNNNNNNNNNNNNNNNNNNNNNNNNNNNNNNNNNNNNNNNNNNNNNNNNNNNNNNNNNNNNNNNNNNNNNNNNNNNNNNNNNNNNNNNNNNNNNNNNNNNNNNNNNNNNNNNNNNNNNNNNNNNNNNNNNNNNNNNNNNNNNNNNNNNNNNNNNNNNNNNNNNNNNNNNNNNNNNNNNNNNNNNNNATAAATTAAGGGAGATAAAAGAGGGCTCTATGTAGTGAAGATTTCTAATGAGAGTTACAAGAGTATAGAAATAAAATGATACACATAGTAAAAAAAGAGCATGCTGATAGTTTGTTAAGTTATTTAAAAAACATTAAAGAAGATGTGCTTTTATTTTTTGGTGTAAGAGACGAAGCATTTTCAATGTGGAGTAAAGAACTTGATGAATTTTTTAAAGAATGGGAGCAAAAATATCTCTGATAGATAAGTATAGATATAGCTACACCTTTGGTGTAAAGAAAAAAGGCGATAAATACATTCCTCTTTTTGAAAAAATTTCACCTAATAAAGTACTCTTTGTCCAAGTAAGGGTAAAAATTTAAAAAAATTCTCATTTTATCAAAAAATCTAGTAATCTCCAACTTCTCTAAAGTGATCCCCCTTTAATTTTTTTTCTTTGCATCAATTTTCTTTTTAATTAAACTTTATTCTAAGGTGAGTTTAGTTTTACAACTTTAAATGGACCAAATACTTTTTTGCCTGAATAAACATAGAGAAAATAAATTCCCTCCTTTAAATCTCCTATCTCTTTGTCTGAGAGCGTCACTGAAAAAGTATATGGATAATTAACTGAATAAACTAAGTCACCTGTACGGCTATAAATAATTATTTCCATTCTTTCTTCAAGAGGCTTTAAAAATTTTATAGTTAAACTATTTTTAAAGAAAGAGGGAATAGAAGGAATTTGTGGTTCTTCTTTTACTGGAATAGATTTGAATTTAGGATTGCTATCCTGCTCTCCAAATAATGAACCACCCTCAAATTTTAAAATAAAGGCATCATAAAATCCCCCTACATGTGTTCCTTGGTAATAGGCGCCACCACCTGGATTGTAAACAGGAAAATTGGCTGAAGAAGTACGTCTAGTTACAAAAGCATTACCTGAAGCATCAACTGCTATTGATAAGCNNNNNNNNNNNNNNNNNNNNNNNNNNNNNNNNNNNNNNNNNNNNNNNNNNNNNNNNNNNNNNNNNNNNNNNNNNNNNNNNNNNNNNNNNNNNNNNNNNNNNNNNNNNNNNNNNNNNNNNNNNNNNNNNNNNNNNNNNNNNNNNNNNNNNNNNNNNNNNNNNNNNNNNNNNNNNNNNNNNNNNNNNNNNNNNNNNNNNNNNNNNNNNNNNNNNNNNNNNNNNNNNNNNNNNNNNNNNNNNNNNNNNNNNNNNNNNNNNNNNNNNNNNNNNNNNNNNNNNNNNNNNNNNNNNNNNNNNNNNNNNNNNCATGTTGAACCTTCTCTCCATCATACCTCCATATCCAATCAATACCAAGATAAACATCCTTTATCCTTACCCTCCTATAAGTCATAACCCCAAGAACACCACCAGGACACGAAGGCAAATAATAATTTGAATACCCAGGTAAAGGATCTTCATAACTTATGTTCTCCTCCTTTATGTTTGAACAACCAACTCAATATCAATCCTTGCATACTCTGTATTACGCCCGGAAGATCTATGAATCAAATAACTTACCCCACTTTTTGTTATGAATATCCCGTATCCCTCAAAGTTTTGCTCTGAAAAGAACATCATAAACAGGAGTTCCTTCAAGGCTCTGAATTTGACCAAAGTTTTTCTCAAAGCCTATATACTCATTTATCCATTTCCTTATCCATTCATTTGTACCCTTGGATTGATAGCCCTTTAGGCGCATAACCCTAATATTTGAATAGAACACAAGATTTTTATTATTTTTTTCATAATACTCCCTGGTTTGTATTATAAATTATAAATCATAAAAAAAATTCAAGTTTTTCAAAATTTGAGTCGGCTCATATAAAAATCTAATCAAGGTGATTAAGAAAGAAAGTAGTATATAAAAGTAAGAATTACATTTCTATCTCCACAAGAAAGACTCAAAAAGATAAATCTAGAACTATTCACATTATAACTTGTAAGAGATTTATAGGCAAAGGTCATTACTCAACTCTTTATTTTTCTCCGTTTCCTCTAAGTCACAAAAAGACATTTCAAACTCTTTAAGTCTCATAAAAAATTTGAGAGTTTCCTTTATTCTCTCTACTCTCTCTTTGCCTCAAACCAATTTTGCCCAACCCCTACATTCACCACAAGAGGAACTCTTAACTCATAGACATTTTCCATCACTTTTTTCAAAATCCTTACAAATTCCTCTACCTTATCTTCTTTTACCTCAAAAACTAACTCATCATGAATTTGCAAAATAAGCCTTGTTTCCCTTTTCTCTTTCAAAATCTCTTTATTTAAGTTTAACATCGCAAGCTTTATCAAATCTGCCGCTGAACCCTGAACAGGTGTATTTACCGCAATTCTTTCCCCTTGCTCCCTTATTTCCCTTTTAGGATGAAAAAGTTCAAAAACTTTCCTTTTTCTCCCAAAAATCGTCCTTACCTCCCCCTTTTCATAAGCCTTTTTTACAGTACTTTCAATCCAAGCTTTTACTCCTGGATACATTCTAAAATACTCTTTTATTAACTCCTCTGCCTCCTGTAGAGATATTGAAAGTTCCTTTGATAATCCATAGGGACTTAAACCGTAAAAAATACCAAAATTAATAGTTTTAGCCTTTCTCCTATCTTCTTCAGTTATAGAACTTTTTCCTGTAATAATTTTTGCAGTCTCTGAGTGTATATCTTTTCCCCTTATAAAGGAATTTATCATGTTTTCATCTTGAGATAAATGAGCTAAAATTCTAAGCTCAATCTGTGAATAATCAGCCACTACAATTTTAAAACCTTCTGAGGCAATAAAGATTTTTCTTAAATTCCGTCCAAATTCTGATCTTATAGGTATAGTTTGTAAATTTGGATTTACACAGGTAATCCTTCCAGTTTGAGTCCCTATCTGCTTAAAGGTAGCATAAATCCTTCCAGTATCACTTACGATCAAGGATTTATAGGGCAATATGTAGGTAGATAAAAGTTTATATAGTTCTCGATACTCAAGTATTTTTTTTGGAACAATATGCTCTTTAGCTAACTCTTGTAAAACAGTCTGATCAGTGGAATAACCGGTTTTCGTTTTCTTTTTAGGTTTTAATTTAAGTTTTTCAAAGAGAACTTTTCTTAACTGCATCGGAGAATTTAGGTTAAACCTTGTACCACAGAGATTATAAATCTCTTCTTGAATAAGCCTAATTTTCTTCTCAATATCAAATTCAAGATCTGTAAGCAATTTTTTATCTATCAGAACACCGTTTAGCTCCATCTCGGCTATTACTCTTGTTAGGGGGTTTTCTATTTTAAAGTAAACTTGATCTAGCTCTTCTTTATATATTTCATCCAAAAGTATCGGGGTGATCTTATTGACCATATAAAGAATTTCAACTTCTCTCTTGAAAGGTAGATCAGAGAATTTTTTTCCGAGAAATTCAAGAGATAGTCTTTCTTCGTCAGGATCAGGTTTTTCAGGGAAGAGAAGTTCATAGGGTATAATGGGATCGTATATTTTTCCTTTACACTCCAATCCTCTTTTTAAAAGTCTTTTATAGAATTTTTTTGCATCAGGTACAAAAATTTCTGAGTCTTCCCTTGATAGAAGGTTTTTAAAATCTTCTTCTTTTATTTTGAAGGCCTCATCATAAAAACCGATTGCATCACCGTCCCTTAGATGAACTGCGATTTTAAATTTATCAATTTTTAAAAATTCATCTTTAAATTTTATATCGGGAAAATAAGTAGAAAACTTTTTCATTAGTGAGTAAAATTCAAAGGTTCTGAAGATCTCGAATAGCTTATTTATATCAGGTTCATGTAATAGAAACTCTTCTTTATTAAAATCTACAGGGACATTCGTATCAAGTTGAACAAGAAGCCTATTTAGAAAAATGGCATCCCTTTGACTTTTAAAAACATCAGCAAGAGACTTATCGTTAAGCAAAGAGGGGTTTTCTAAAATTTCTGAGAGATTAAAATTTTTAAGTATTTCTTTAGCTTTTCTTTCGCCTATTCCTTTTATTCCTGGGATATTATCTATTGAATCACCTATTAAGGCGAAGTAATCTGCGATTTTGTCAGCAGGTAAGCCGTATTTTTCTTCTATTTTTTTAGGAGTGTAGAGAACCTCTTCTATAGGTCTTGTATCTAAAACGTAAATATTTTCGTTAACAATTTGTAAAATATCTTTATCAGATGATTGGATTAAGATCTTTAGTCCTTCTTTTTCGGCTTTTTTAGCAATAGTGGCGATGACATCATCGGCTTCGTAGCCTTCTATTTCTAAAATTTTTATGCCTAAGACTTTACCTAGCTCTTTTATCCAGATTAAACTAAAGGTAAGTTCATCAGGCATTTTGGGTCTTGTTGCTTTATAGGCAGAATAAATTTCGTGTCTTTTTGTTTTACCCTTTGCGTCAAAGACTAGCGCAGCGTAAGTTGGCTTATATTCATCGATAAGTTTCAGTATTGAGTTTGTAAAGGCAAAAATTGCGGAGGTATTTTGTCCCTTAGAGTTTCTTAAGGGATTTTTTTCGAAGGCAAAGAAAGCTCTATAGGCAAGGGAAGTAGCATCAACGATTAGAAAAAGGGGCAAACCTTTTAATTAAAGGAAATGCGGGGACGACGGGACTTGAACCCGCGGCCTCCGGCTCGACAGGCCGGCGTTCTAACCATGCTGAACTACGTCCCCATCTCCCAATTTATTATTATAAAGAAACTTAAACTCTTTTTCAAGTTTTTAAACCTAAGCTTTTACCCTTTTTCCATCAATTAAAATATAGTCTGAAACTTTTTCTAAATTTTTTACAAAGTGAGCGATATTATTTAAATTTATCATCTTTCTAAAGGTGATTATGTTTTTTGCAGTTTTTTTTCCTATTCCCGGCACCTTCAATAAAAGCCAATAATCTGCTTTTTTTATTTCGATAGGAAAAAGATGTTTATTCTTTTCAGCATATATAACTTTAGGATCCTTATCAAGAGGTAAATTACCATTTTCATCAAAAACTAAATCTTTTAGCCTAAAACCATAATCTCTTATTAAGAAATTTGCCTGATAAATTCTTTTTTCTCTCAAGGGAGATACCTCACTCAGATTTTCAAAGGGTGTACCTTTAACAGGAATAAATCTTGAAAAGTAAACCATAGAAAGTCTGAACTTTCTATATAGAAACTCTGTAAACTCAAGGTATTCTCTATCACTTTCTTTTAAAGGAGAATAGACAAATTGGGTGCATATTCCAAAGGGCAAGATTTTTCTATATTTTTCTTTCAATTCATAGTATGCCCTTTTAATTTTTATTAGGGTATCAAAGAGAATTTTAAAATTCTTATCCTTCGAGATGTTTTTAAGGTGAATTTCTTTTGGTGCCTCAAAATTTAAAGATACCCTATCAGCATAAAGTACCGCTTCTTTAATTGCTTCATAATCTGCTCCAGGCATTATCTTTAGATGGATATAACCCTTATAGAGATACTTTTTTCTTAAGATTGCTGCACATTTATTTATCAAGTACTGAGTCTCCTCTGGATCTTTTAATATTGCCGAAGATAAAAATAAGCCACTTGCATAACCACACTTGTACATTTTATGAAACTTTTCCGCTAATTTTTCAGGTGGTACAATTTCTCTTTTAAAATCCCTATCTTTTCTTAAAGCGCAATAAAAGCAATTTTTTTCACAAAAAGAACTTATAAACTCTTTTATAAGAAACCCGTCTTTAAACTTTTCACTTTTTTCCAGATCTTTATAATTCATAGCTATCAAGGTATTTTCTTATTCTATTTTTAAATTCTTCTTTAGAACCATCAAGATTAGAAAGAAGGTAAGACTCAATGTACATCCTTATAGCCTCTTTTCTTTCTAATCCCCTTGAAATCATATAAAATAGTTTTTCTTCAGAGAGAGGGCCAGAGTTTACAGAGTGAGTGCATCTTAAATCGTTTGATAAGATTTCAAGAGACGGGACTGGGAGAAAGCTTCCCCTTTCAGAAAGCAAGAGAGCTTCACCTTCTACAAAGGCGTTTATCTTTTTAAGCTTTTCCTCTACTCTTGCAAGACCATAAAAACAAACCGTTGACTCATCAAAGAGCACTCCCCTTGTATACTCCTCTCCACTTGTATAGCTCTCTTTAAAAATTAGATCATTTCTTAAACTTAAAAATAAGTTTTTATCGGCAACGAAGATATCTCTTATAAGTGCCCTTGCACCAGTGCCCTCTATAAAAACACGCTTGTCAATTTTTGAATAGGGATTTTTAAAATAAGCAGAGTATATCTCTGACTCTGTATCTTTACTCAAATATATATAAAAACTACTGAAAAGAAAAGAAACATTTGGAGCATTAAAATTATACAGTTTTAGTTTTGAACCATCCTCTACGATAAAGATAAATAAACTATGTGAAAAAAAATCACCTTCATTTTCTTGATTGATATTTAATTCCAAAAAAGAATTAGAGAGCTTAAAAATGTATGTTTGTAAACTATAGGTAAAATCAGAGGGAGAAAGTAAATTGAGATCTAAAACTTTTTCTCTATTTTTTATTTCAAGAAAAAAACCACCGGTAGGAAAAAGGAGGTTAGCTGCAAGTATTCGGTTTTTATTAGAATTAAAGGTTTTTAATAAGATTTCACAGGCAGTTTCATTATCAAAAAAATCTGGAAAAAAAATTACACCCTCTTCGTCAGATAGGTTATCTTTTATAAAAGTGTTATCCCTTATCTTTAAATATTTTTCAAAGGGTAAGTTTCTTAGATCTGTATATCTTTCATTAGGTAAATCAAGTTTACTTAAATTATTAAAAATCTCTTCTCTTTTTCTTAGGAAGTTTTTATTTTTTATTTTTAAATCAGGAAGCATTTAAAGTTTTTTTAAGAAGAATTTTCAAAGATTTTATAACCTTTTCTTTCAACTTCCTCTACAAGTTCTGGTCCACCCTCCTTTACAATTTTACCTTTAACCATAACATAAACTTTATCTGGTCTTATATAATTTAAAATCCTTTGATAGTGGGTAATTATTATTGCCCCAAAATTTGGAGATCTCATACTCTCTATAGCTTTTGCCACAAGTTTAACTGAGTCTATATCAAGACCTGAATCTACTTCATCAAGAATTGCAAATTCAGGTTTTAAAAGAAGCATCTGGAGAACCTCTGCCCTCTTTTTTTCACCCCCTGAAAAACCTACATTTAAATCTCTCTCAGAGAATTTTTCCTCTAGACCTAAAATTTCTATTTTCTTTCTTAACTCCCTCTTAAATTCAACAAAATTTCTTGGATATATATCGCTATTTTCTCTTTTTGTCTTTAGAGAAAGAATGCTTCTCCAGACAAAATGTTGAAAACTTATACCCCTTATTTCATAGGGGTACTGGAAACCCAGGAATATACCAAGGGCTGCCCTTTCGTCAGGTTTAAGTTCAATTAGATTTTTATTTTTAAAAATTATCTCACCCTTTTTTACTTCATATTTAGGATGCCCCATAATTACAAACCCTAAGGTTGTCTTACCTGACCCATTTGGACCCATAATGGCATGGATTTTTCCCATTTCGAAGTAAATATTAAGACCACTTAGTATTTCCTTACCCTCGACGCTTACATAAAGATCTTTTACCAAAAGACCGTTCATTTTTAATTCCTCCCTTTTAACCTACTGAACCCTCCATTTCAAGTTGTATTAATCTATTTAGCTCAACTGCGTACTCCATAGGCAATTCTTTTGTTAAGGGTTCAATAAATCCAAGGACAATAAGAGCCAGGGCTTCTGATTCTCTTATACCTCTTGATGTAACATAGAAAATTTCCTCTTCTGAAATCCTTCCGACAGAGGCTTCATGACCTATATCAACCTCCTCCTCATTAATTTCCATATAGGGATAAGTATCTGTTCTTGAAAATTCATCAAGTAAAAGAGCATCGCAGTTGACGTTTGATTTTACACCCTTTGCTCCCTTTATGATCTTTAAAAGTCCCCTGTAGGTGGCTCTACCTCCGTCTTTGCTTATACTTTTTGATATAATCTTACTTGAGGTATAAGGGGCAAGATGAATTGCCTTAGCACCTGTGTCCTGATGTTGACCCCTACCGGCATAGGCTACAGAAATTATATCTGCCCTTGCCCCCTTTTCTTTCATTATAACGCAGGGGTACTTCATTGTTACCTTTGATCCTATGTTTCCATCAATCCACTCAACAACAGCATCTTGATAGGCTACAGCTCTTTTTGTGACTAAGTTATATATGTTAGTTGCCCAATTTTGAATTGTAGTATACCTTACTCTTGAACCTCTTTTAGCAATTATTTCAACAACTGCTGCGTGAAGAGAAAAAGTTGAGTAGGTAGGGGCAGTGCAACCTTCAATATAGTGCACGAAAGAGCCTTCATCTGCAATTATGAGTGTTCTTTCAAATTGGCCTATATTAGCGGCGTTTATCCTAAAATATGCTTGAAGCGGAAATTCAACATGCACATTTTTAGGTACGTAAATAAAACTGCCGCCACTCCAAACTGCTGAATTTAGGGCTGCAAATTTGTTATCACTTGGGGGAACAACTTTTCCAAAGTATTCTTTAAAAAATTCAGGATATTCTTTTAAAGCTGTATCTGTGTCAAGGAAAATAACACCCTTTTTTTCAAGGTCTCTTCTTATGTTATGGTAGACAACTTCAGAGTCATACTGAGCTCCAAGACCTGCGAGAAATTTTCTTTCAGCTTCTGGGATTCCTAACTTTTCAAAGGTTTTTTTGATGTATTCTGGCACCTCATCCCATGAAGTTCCTCTTCTATCTGTTGGTCTAACATAATAGGATATTTCGTCGAAATTAATTTCAGAAAGATCTGGCCCCCACTGAGGCATAGGTTTTTTTAAGAAAATTTCAAAGGAGTTTAATCTAAATTTCCTCATCCACTCAGGTTCATTTTTTATATAACTTATCTCCTCAATCAATTTCTTTGTTAAACCCTTAGGCGCCCTATAAAGATAATCGACCTCATCTTTAAAATCATATTTTTTCAAATCTATAATTAAAGTATCTTTGATATTTTCCATTTTTTCCTCCTTTCATAGTGAAATTATAACATAAAATTTAAACTAATTCAAGATTTAAACTTTTTCAAAATTCATTGTTAAAATTGCCAAGGATCGGAAAAAATAGGGATATTTCTTATCATTTAAAATCTCTAAGGTCTCTTCTGCTTTCTCTTTATTTTTGAACTCAATCAGAGTAAGAAGTTTTAAAAATAAATGTAAGCCCTTTTCCTCGTAGCTTGAGTTTAAAAGTTCCCTTTCTGCCAATTTATACAGATTCAGAGAGTCCTTTTTTTCTCCGTAAAAACCCTTTACATAGGCAAGCCAAGAAAGTGCGAGCCCCCTTAAAGTTTTCTCCTCTTTTGGTAAATAAGTTAAGATCCTAAAAGATCTCCTTTCAACTTTTCTAAATTCATTGGCATCTATAGAAAGTGGATTAGAAAGCCTTAATCTTACCTCTACTTTTAATCTTGGAGCCCTCAGATTTTCTAATGTTTCTTCTAAAATTTTTTCTATTTCAAGTGCCTCCTCCTTTTTACCCTCCTCAAACAAAAGTAAAGCCTTCTCCAATAAAATATTTGAATAAAGAAGCTTCGATATATTCTTATATTCTCTTAGTAAGATTTTTAGAATATCATTTGATCTTAGCCACTCTCCTTTTATCCTTGCAATCTTTGCCCTCCATAGTGTTGCCCAACCCTCCTCTTCTATTAAGCTTGTACCTCTAAAATTTATTTCGCTTTCTGTAAAACACCTTTCTGCTTTATCATAATCACCCTCAATAAAGTATATTTTAGCGAGAGCAAAATTTACCTTCCCCCTTTCCTCATCATCTAACCCCTTATGATTTAAAATCTCCTTCAGTAATCTCTTTGCCTCCTCAAAATTACCCTTTTCCCTCAATAACCTTGCCTTTAATCTTTTAAAAGAATTTAAAAGAGAAACACTTCCGTCCTTTTCAATCTCTTTCTCTATACTCTTTAAAATTTTTTCAGCTTTTTCATACTCCTTAAGATCTAAAAGAAGTCCTATATAATCTGGATAGATCTCCATATACTCACCCTTTGTAATTTCTATAACTTTCTCAAAGAGTAACTTTGCTTCTTTTAAAAGGCCCTTTTTATAGGCTTTTCTTGCCTCTCTTAAAAGTCCTTCCATATTTCCTCCTCAAGCACCCTTTTTAGTTTTTCTTTAATGAAATTTCTATTTCCTTCCTCCATTTTATAAAAGATAGGTTTTATTTTAAGATAATTCCTGAAGAATCTCAATTGTCTTTTTGTGTATTCATATATTCTCTTTTTTGTGAGCGCCATGGCCTCCTCTAAACTCCTTATTTTCC is a window of Candidatus Hydrothermales bacterium DNA encoding:
- a CDS encoding DNA polymerase gives rise to the protein MPLFLIVDATSLAYRAFFAFEKNPLRNSKGQNTSAIFAFTNSILKLIDEYKPTYAALVFDAKGKTKRHEIYSAYKATRPKMPDELTFSLIWIKELGKVLGIKILEIEGYEADDVIATIAKKAEKEGLKILIQSSDKDILQIVNENIYVLDTRPIEEVLYTPKKIEEKYGLPADKIADYFALIGDSIDNIPGIKGIGERKAKEILKNFNLSEILENPSLLNDKSLADVFKSQRDAIFLNRLLVQLDTNVPVDFNKEEFLLHEPDINKLFEIFRTFEFYSLMKKFSTYFPDIKFKDEFLKIDKFKIAVHLRDGDAIGFYDEAFKIKEEDFKNLLSREDSEIFVPDAKKFYKRLLKRGLECKGKIYDPIIPYELLFPEKPDPDEERLSLEFLGKKFSDLPFKREVEILYMVNKITPILLDEIYKEELDQVYFKIENPLTRVIAEMELNGVLIDKKLLTDLEFDIEKKIRLIQEEIYNLCGTRFNLNSPMQLRKVLFEKLKLKPKKKTKTGYSTDQTVLQELAKEHIVPKKILEYRELYKLLSTYILPYKSLIVSDTGRIYATFKQIGTQTGRITCVNPNLQTIPIRSEFGRNLRKIFIASEGFKIVVADYSQIELRILAHLSQDENMINSFIRGKDIHSETAKIITGKSSITEEDRRKAKTINFGIFYGLSPYGLSKELSISLQEAEELIKEYFRMYPGVKAWIESTVKKAYEKGEVRTIFGRKRKVFELFHPKREIREQGERIAVNTPVQGSAADLIKLAMLNLNKEILKEKRETRLILQIHDELVFEVKEDKVEEFVRILKKVMENVYELRVPLVVNVGVGQNWFEAKRE
- a CDS encoding radical SAM protein, translated to MNYKDLEKSEKFKDGFLIKEFISSFCEKNCFYCALRKDRDFKREIVPPEKLAEKFHKMYKCGYASGLFLSSAILKDPEETQYLINKCAAILRKKYLYKGYIHLKIMPGADYEAIKEAVLYADRVSLNFEAPKEIHLKNISKDKNFKILFDTLIKIKRAYYELKEKYRKILPFGICTQFVYSPLKESDREYLEFTEFLYRKFRLSMVYFSRFIPVKGTPFENLSEVSPLREKRIYQANFLIRDYGFRLKDLVFDENGNLPLDKDPKVIYAEKNKHLFPIEIKKADYWLLLKVPGIGKKTAKNIITFRKMINLNNIAHFVKNLEKVSDYILIDGKRVKA
- a CDS encoding SufD family Fe-S cluster assembly protein, coding for MLPDLKIKNKNFLRKREEIFNNLSKLDLPNERYTDLRNLPFEKYLKIRDNTFIKDNLSDEEGVIFFPDFFDNETACEILLKTFNSNKNRILAANLLFPTGGFFLEIKNREKVLDLNLLSPSDFTYSLQTYIFKLSNSFLELNINQENEGDFFSHSLFIFIVEDGSKLKLYNFNAPNVSFLFSSFYIYLSKDTESEIYSAYFKNPYSKIDKRVFIEGTGARALIRDIFVADKNLFLSLRNDLIFKESYTSGEEYTRGVLFDESTVCFYGLARVEEKLKKINAFVEGEALLLSERGSFLPVPSLEILSNDLRCTHSVNSGPLSEEKLFYMISRGLERKEAIRMYIESYLLSNLDGSKEEFKNRIRKYLDSYEL
- the sufC gene encoding Fe-S cluster assembly ATPase SufC, with the translated sequence MNGLLVKDLYVSVEGKEILSGLNIYFEMGKIHAIMGPNGSGKTTLGFVIMGHPKYEVKKGEIIFKNKNLIELKPDERAALGIFLGFQYPYEIRGISFQHFVWRSILSLKTKRENSDIYPRNFVEFKRELRKKIEILGLEEKFSERDLNVGFSGGEKKRAEVLQMLLLKPEFAILDEVDSGLDIDSVKLVAKAIESMRSPNFGAIIITHYQRILNYIRPDKVYVMVKGKIVKEGGPELVEEVERKGYKIFENSS
- the sufB gene encoding Fe-S cluster assembly protein SufB, which codes for MENIKDTLIIDLKKYDFKDEVDYLYRAPKGLTKKLIEEISYIKNEPEWMRKFRLNSFEIFLKKPMPQWGPDLSEINFDEISYYVRPTDRRGTSWDEVPEYIKKTFEKLGIPEAERKFLAGLGAQYDSEVVYHNIRRDLEKKGVIFLDTDTALKEYPEFFKEYFGKVVPPSDNKFAALNSAVWSGGSFIYVPKNVHVEFPLQAYFRINAANIGQFERTLIIADEGSFVHYIEGCTAPTYSTFSLHAAVVEIIAKRGSRVRYTTIQNWATNIYNLVTKRAVAYQDAVVEWIDGNIGSKVTMKYPCVIMKEKGARADIISVAYAGRGQHQDTGAKAIHLAPYTSSKIISKSISKDGGRATYRGLLKIIKGAKGVKSNVNCDALLLDEFSRTDTYPYMEINEEEVDIGHEASVGRISEEEIFYVTSRGIRESEALALIVLGFIEPLTKELPMEYAVELNRLIQLEMEGSVG